One Maribacter cobaltidurans genomic window carries:
- a CDS encoding transporter, with product MGKPFSTKRILFQILVGSIVHFSAVAQYTDVINSNRPGLSVSAYAVGKNVVQAEMGLFYEQSDHTLLNTQSDLWGTNFSLRYGLLFEQLELNYEGTFQDQDIIYNNFDLKAKRRDFSRNRLGLKFLVYDPYKNPERNKPNLYSWRANHKFQFKNLLPAISIYAGANFVLGDNPYYPGEPTISPRAMIATQSRLTPRMVMITNTAYDRIGTDDPELSYLISFSHAFRNPKWSAFMEHQGIQSDRYSDLLLRGGVAYLINERVQVDLGLGASFKNTPSRVFVSAGGSYRFDFHKDKLIPIDDQNPIGSGGPIKKNSMKKEKRKNKKSRGNGAEDIDLGPSKKQLRKLKKAQKKNNRDDSEIDF from the coding sequence ATGGGCAAACCCTTTAGTACCAAAAGAATCCTATTTCAAATTTTAGTTGGGTCTATCGTTCACTTTAGTGCCGTTGCACAATATACGGATGTCATTAATTCCAATAGACCGGGACTTTCCGTTAGCGCCTATGCAGTGGGCAAAAACGTGGTACAGGCAGAAATGGGCCTATTTTATGAGCAAAGCGACCATACGCTGCTTAATACACAATCCGATCTTTGGGGAACAAATTTTTCTCTTCGTTATGGGCTACTTTTTGAGCAATTGGAACTAAACTATGAAGGCACCTTCCAAGATCAAGATATTATCTATAATAACTTCGACCTAAAAGCGAAAAGAAGGGATTTCTCCAGAAATAGGCTCGGATTAAAGTTCTTGGTATATGACCCATATAAAAATCCGGAACGGAATAAACCAAATCTTTATAGCTGGCGTGCCAACCACAAATTTCAATTTAAAAATCTGCTTCCGGCCATATCTATTTACGCCGGCGCCAATTTTGTATTAGGAGACAATCCCTACTATCCTGGAGAACCTACCATTTCACCAAGAGCCATGATTGCAACTCAAAGTAGATTGACCCCAAGAATGGTCATGATTACCAATACGGCCTACGATAGAATTGGTACGGATGACCCTGAGTTGAGTTATTTAATATCTTTTTCCCATGCCTTTAGAAACCCTAAATGGAGCGCATTCATGGAGCACCAAGGTATACAGAGCGATAGATATTCCGATTTATTGTTACGAGGAGGAGTCGCCTATTTGATCAATGAACGCGTTCAGGTAGACCTTGGACTTGGGGCAAGCTTCAAAAATACACCTTCCCGAGTGTTTGTTAGTGCTGGAGGATCCTACCGGTTCGATTTTCATAAGGACAAGCTAATCCCAATAGACGACCAGAACCCTATAGGTTCCGGGGGACCTATCAAGAAAAACTCCATGAAAAAGGAAAAACGGAAAAATAAAAAGTCAAGGGGAAATGGCGCTGAAGATATTGATTTAGGTCCGTCCAAAAAACAATTGAGAAAACTCAAAAAGGCCCAAAAGAAAAACAACAGGGACGATAGCGAAATAGATTTTTAA